From Centroberyx gerrardi isolate f3 chromosome 15, fCenGer3.hap1.cur.20231027, whole genome shotgun sequence:
AGCAACTGGCACTCAAAAGGTGTAGAAAAGTCTTACATACATTAATACTAAACATCAACATTAATACTCAATATTAATAAAACATtattaatagtaatataatatagtagtataatagtatCATAATAGTAATTCATATTAAGCCACATTATCAATATTGAATATTCATGAATCACTattaacatttttgtattaaCCAGCCCTAACCCTAATAATATAGacataaaattaaataatatacaatataatatataaccctaacccatataACTAATAactatttcattattatttaaaatcAACAACTGTTATACCTAGAAAAGGAAGGCAAACTGCCACGTGCAGCGCCTCACTTGGATGTGTCTGAAGTCTTGGAGCTTGACTTCCCTACGTTTCTCCTACAAATGGGCCTTGAGCTTGTTTGGAGGTTCTAGCAGGGGAGTGCAGCTACTGGTATACCAACGATGCTCGTCCGCCGGCGCTCGTCCTCTTCCACCGAGCGCGGAGCTTCGGGAGGGACACACATGGAGcggtgagggaggaaggggacaCCCGCCTAGCCAGCCAGATCAGCCGAATCAACCCTAGCGATCAATGGGGTGACAGATGTCGCAGCCAGATCGCCCTCACATCCAAGAAGTATCTGCGAATCCGGAAGTATATATACCTCTGCGCGCGACAGCCGTTTACACTCATGGTGGTGCTCACAGACTGGTTTTGCCGGATGTGTATATTTcgtttattacattattcataAAACGCTAAATATATAGACGTTCCCCTTGTATTTCGGTGTAAAAATATCGATCCAACACGTCAGTTAGTAGTTTTTCCCATGATGCATAGTGCTGACATGCAAATCAGTCGTATTTCTACTGGTCAAAACGTGCCAATCACATTCTTGCACTTCCTCCCCTGTTTCGACTTTGGGGTCGCCCTGACCTTATATAACACTAacgtttcttttttctttcactctcatTTTTCACCGCTCACTCACGTTAAGGTAAGTACGAATATCCAAAGTCTGAGCAAAGACTCTTGATTAAAATCCCAAATGCATGCGTTTTATGAAGGAATAGACCTGTGAAACTATACTGTTCTCTTCCTACAGATTTCCAATTCTCAAAATATTACCATGGCTGACAAGGTTGTGCTGCATTACTTTAATGGGAGAGGGAAAATGGAGTCAATCCGTTGGCTTCTAACGGTTGCAGAGGTCGAGGTAAGTTAAGGCAGTGGAGATTTAGTATTAAGTCTTAATGTGAAGCCTCTACCTGTTGCACGTGACTTGTAATTACAACTATTAAACTGTTTGCAATTTCTTGTTCACAGTTTGACGAAGTGCATTTGTCAACCCGTGACCAGTATGAAAAACTGCTGAGTGGTAAGTCGCTGCAgaaaaagtgttttaaactgaAAACATAGGCCTACTAAAAGGGAAATGACTTGGAAACTAtttgcattttcatcacatcacTTTTGGTCAGTTCTTTTTTGTTACCTTCAacccacatacagtatgacaCAAGCTGGAATCTCAGTTATCTCATGACCTATTGCCACAGTTACGTTTGAAGCAAATTAATATTTTACCACGACCATAAAGTGACAGGACATACGGTAGGTGTGTCCCGCATAACCGTGAAAGGACGTAGGAGTGTCCCAGACTATTGTGAAAGGATATAGGAATGTCCCACAttacctgctgctgttttttctgCAGATGGAGCTCTCATGTTCCAACAGGTTCCCATGGTGGAAATCGATGGCATGAAGCTTGTACAGACAAGGGCAATCCTGAATTACATAGCAGAGAAATACAATCTTAATGGGAAAGACCTCAAAGAACGTGCCATGTATGATCTATTTTATTCATGCAATCTTGGGATTGTCTAATCTAATTTTGTTTTAGTAGATGAGTGTgataaacatgttggttttcctCCAGGATCAACATGTACTCAGAGGGACTGAGGGATCTCATGGAAATGATAATGATGTTGCCCTTCACACCGCCTGCagatctgaaaaaaaaactggacGCCATTCAAACTAAAGCAACAGAGCGCTACCTCCCCGTGTTTGAAAAGGTACAATCAGCTGTACATGTTATATGAATTGATAACAAACTAAACTTTAAGTTAAAAGTTAGCATCTGTCAAAAGGCTTAAAAGATGGGAAATTCAGTTAACCAGCTGCACAACACTCAAACCTCAGCCTGTCTACTGAGGTAAACCAGCAGCAAGCTTTACTGCTGCAGTCCTGCTGTGTCAATTGTACTTTACTGGGCAAACCGCACCACATGCCCACCTCTCATAACATTATACATAATATATAACATTAGGCCTATATTTGAATGCTGCTTAATTTGGGGGTTTGAAATGCCTCAGTGTAACTGTCCAGAAAGTAGTTTTGGTGAGTCAGTGGGCATATGATTTGACCTATTAGGTGATTTGGAAGTAGCTTTTGAAACGGCATTGACATCTGAAATCCACTGTTTGTTGGTCAGGATAGGATTTGTCACTTGGTGATGTAATAGTGGtatgatattgtgtgtgacacaTTTCCCAGGCGCTCACCGGTCCGATCTACCTGGTGGGAGGTAAACTCAGCTGCGCAGATGTAGAGCTACTTGAATGCAGCCTGATGTTGGAGGAGAAGTTTGCTGGAATTTTTGCTCAGTTTCCCAACACCAAGGTACGCTCCAGGCTGGACACCTGATATGTCCAAGGACAGATGTACAaagggacaaaaaaacaacaaaagatttTTTTAACCTGTGTTGTTCAGATTGAATAGTCTCCCATGTAATCCCTGCATTGAAAGTACAGCATCCTAAAATGTTAACAAGTTGTTCCTGTGAACTCCAGTCTTCAGTCCAGAGTCaagaatgaactcatcaattccaattcagctgaagaactggaattggattttgaaaaaacctacaggaaacagaattggaatgtacggaagaggattagggccacgtggaaaatgtatttgagttctgagtttaaagtcagaattctgagattaaagtcagaattctgagtttattctcagaatctcagaattctgactttattctcagaattctgactttaaactcagaattctgactacattctcagaattctgaatttgaatttaccatgcattctcaattcactTCATGAATGGCCTGAATCCTGCTGAACAAAGTTaacaatcaaatcaatgtgcATGAATACAAAATACCAAGCCAATACTGAATGTGGACATTAGGCGCTCCCCGCTCACATAATACATGATTGTGAGATGCTGACAAAGTGTCAGATGTCCCGTTTAGAGACTGCTGCCAGTGTCCATGTTGTTCCTTCACTGACATCAGACTGCTCTCCCTCCAGTCTTTCCAGGGCAGGATGACCCGTCTTCCTGCCATCAGCAGATTCCTGCAGCCAGGCAGCAAGCGGAAGCCTCAGCCAGACGAAGTCTATGTCAAAACTGTTTTGGAGGTGTTCAACATtaaattaccactttaattcAATCACTCACAGAGCGGCTGTAGAACATTGCATTCATTCCTCACATAGGCCAACAGTGTGACTAATTCATTATGCAAGCATACATGTGTATGACATATGGACCAATTATATGACCTTTTATGCATTTCCTGATGTTTTATGGAAATATGTACACTGCACTATCATATAAGGAAAAATCAACTTAGCAGTACTGAAGGATGCTTGTAAATAATCAGAAATAAACCTGTGTAATAATCATTACATCATATGAGTGGTTGGTGTTTAAATTGAAGATTTGTCTGACTGTCTATTTTACTGGGATTTGAATATCACCAGAACTGGTACCCAAAAtaaaccacaaaaacaaacagtgtaTTGAGAATCAATTTATTCACTTTTACTAGacttaaaaataaatcacaaatttTGAAGCATATAAAGatgaatttttcttttttttttccaaggacATCTTTATGTGAACGCACTCAGGATGCACATTTCATATTCtgaataaactttttttttttttttttttttttcagttaactGAACATTTCAGTCTAATAACCTCCGTTCCTAAGCGGCTCACAAAAATGATGTTCTGCTGTATACTGTAGTAAACGCATGGTCAAGACAGACAGCCACCACAGTTACTCATGCTGTGTTGCTAGTACAGTGTATGACTCTGTAGTAgcacaatataaaaaaaacatcaacatataTGCTCAGGTCATTTCTGTACATACAAAGTAAACATTTAGTGTGATTAACTAGAGCAGATCAAAGGAGATTTACTGCAAGACGTTCAGCAGCTAACTCTGTAaaacatttagtatggtcacaTGAAAGGTTAAGTTATGCAAAACAGCAGATCTGCTTTAATATGCTCGCTGGGAATGATGTTTCCTTTTAAGGCTTGATCCTCGAGAGGCGGACACAAACAGTGtgcaggggtggggggggggggggggggcggggtgttTCTCCAATCACATCATGATCATGAGGAGCAGCCGTAAAGTCATCAGCAAACTGTAAGGAGAcagtaaaatgttaaatattaaaCTATGTTATGCCATTTCACAATCACTGTTATTGTCTAACACTTtgcgtgttttttttctgcatgtttATCAAATGTCTGAGTTTGACTCTGACCTCAGTCCTGCCATAATGCCAGCAGGCATTAATTTCCCAGATTTCTTGAATCTCATTCCCATCACGACTGCCAGGATTCCCGAGGCGACTGAAAGAAGGGAAACGTCTCAAGGTGCTGTCTGGAGGTTTTAACCCGTTTATCGAAGGGCGTTCATGAGACTCAGGACATTACAGCAGGTCAGCCATACTCACAGAAAGAGACCTTGATGTCAGTTGGGTCTCTTGAGACGTTGAAGGCGCCATAAGCAGACATTCCACCGAAAACTAAGCCAGCTATCAAGGACATCACACTGCCTAAAGATGAAACGGCACAAGAGGCACGATGATGATCAAGATTAAAGATTTGCTGACAAATTCATCATGTGACTAAGAGTGCTACCTTGGTCTATAAGTTATGGATTCCCCATAGTTGAGCTTACTGTCCAAATACTGATGGGTACTTAAGATTATCAAGAGTGAACTTTCAACCTTTTCTCTTGTATCCCATAAATCCTCCGAGGGCGATGGCCGCAGCATAGCCAAATCCAAGCCAATCGATCGCCATCACAGAGCTGCAGAACAGGAGCACAGACAGGCATGTTAGGCATGTTTGTCAATGTCATTCGTTGTTTATTGGATTACTGAACTAATAGTTCAGATAGCAAAATTCACAACAAATTCAAGTTAGTGCCTATGGCTTAATTCAGTTCTAAAGAGGTTCTTCCAATGCCTAAGTATCATATTGTTTTTGACATGCATGGGTCCTTTGGAAGAGACATGCAGCCTGGATTAGGCTTTCTGTCTCAAGACCTTTGCTGATCTCCTCAGATACAAGCCACAAGTACATTTGAAAGAACTGTGAAGTAATGTAGCCTATGAATAATATGCAATATCTAGGCTATTTGTACATAATACGTAATTAAGGGTTGAAGTAATAAATTACAATTACGCTTGTTACTTGTTTTTGTGTACTTCCATTTATTGAGTACTTTTTGAAGTCAGAAATAGTACAATTTTGAAGGCTCTCCATAGGCATTGCACCACAAACCTGACAATCTTAATCTAGCCAGTTGTGATCAGCcggcagagaaaagaagagaaatgtaAAGCACCATGAGAAAAAACATTATGTAACTGTTTTTAAGCAACTCAGTAAGTTTTATTATGAGCTACCGTTTATTTTGACTCAAGTAGATTTTACTTTAGCTTTACCTCTACCTAAGTGACGTTTCAGCAACAACACTTATAGTTCAGTAGTGTATTTAGTACTCTCTCCATTCTAGTATGCAGTAGG
This genomic window contains:
- the LOC139922465 gene encoding glutathione S-transferase 3-like — its product is MADKVVLHYFNGRGKMESIRWLLTVAEVEFDEVHLSTRDQYEKLLSDGALMFQQVPMVEIDGMKLVQTRAILNYIAEKYNLNGKDLKERAMINMYSEGLRDLMEMIMMLPFTPPADLKKKLDAIQTKATERYLPVFEKALTGPIYLVGGKLSCADVELLECSLMLEEKFAGIFAQFPNTKSFQGRMTRLPAISRFLQPGSKRKPQPDEVYVKTVLEVFNIKLPL
- the tmem14a gene encoding transmembrane protein 14A, coding for MAIDWLGFGYAAAIALGGFMGYKRKGSVMSLIAGLVFGGMSAYGAFNVSRDPTDIKVSFFASGILAVVMGMRFKKSGKLMPAGIMAGLSLLMTLRLLLMIMM